TCCAGCGGCTGCTCGATCTTGGCTTCGACGAGGCGTTCAACTACCACGACGGCCCCGTGAAGGATTCGCTGAAGAAGGCCGCCGGGGCCGACGGCATTGACGTCTACTTCGACAACGTCGGCGGCGAGCACCTCGAAGCGGCCCTTTCGGTCATGAACAAGTTCGGCCGGATCGCCATGTGCGGCGCCATCTCGCAGTACAACGATGCGCCCGTCGGCCCGCGCAACCTCGCCATTGCCATCGGCAAGGAGATCACACTTCGCGGGTTCCTGGTGGGCAGCTACAAGCAGTACGCCGACGAGTTTGCCGCTCTGATGACCGGCTGGCTGCAGGAAGGCCTGGTCCGCTACGACGAGACGTTCGTGGACGGACTCGAAAACTCCCCGCAGGCCTTCATCGACCTGATGAAGGGTGCCAACAAGGGCAAGATGATCGTGAACCTCGGCAAGTAGGGATCAACGGCAAGTAGCGATCAGCGGCAAGTAGGGATCAACGACGACGGCGGCGGCCGGGGAACAGGCGGACAGCCTCCCCGGCCGCTTCCATGAGCTGGCCTGCGGAGGCACCCCAGCTGTAGTCCGCCGCCCGGTCCACTCCGGCGTCGGACGCCTTCCTCCACCGCCCCGGCTCCCCAAGCTGCTCCACGGCAGCTGCAAAGCCCGCCGGATCATCCGGATCCACCAGCAGCGCCGCACCGCCGGAAACCTCGCGGAAGATCGGAATGTCGCTGGCAACCACCGGTGTGCCCACGGCCATGGCCTCAATCACCGGAAGCCCGTAGCCCTCGGCCTTCGAGAGGGTCACCAGCGCCGTGGTGCGGCGCAGGAGCTGGTCGTACTCCTCATCGGTGACCCCGTTGTGGAACTGCACGCGCGCGCCGGGGGGAACCAGCGCTTCCAGTTCGCTTCGCCGCGCATCGGTAATCCGGCTGAGCAGGTGCAGGGTGAAGCCCGGCAGATGTTCCATGCCGCGGATGATCGTCTCCACGTTTTTGTACGGCATGAACGAGCCCATATACAGCAGCGAAGGTTCCGCCCCCGCGTCCGGGTCCCGCGGCACGGCACCCGCCTGGGGTGCGTTGGCCACGATGCGGACCGGGCGTTTCGTCAGCCGGTGGCGGGACATCAGCGCCCGCGTCGTGTCGCTGATGGTGGCGACGACGTCGGCCCTGTCCAGCAGCAGCCGCTGCGGCCAGTAGGCCAGATGGTAGAGCCGCCACAGCCCCCGCACCGGAAGGGGCAGGAACGACGGCGGTGTCGGGTTCTGGTAGTAGATCAGGTCATGCAGGGTCAGGATCAACGGATACTTCCGGCCCCAGCTGCACATGGTCTGCATGGGGCAGAAGACGGCATCCGCGCCCAGCCGGTTCAGCCGGAAGGCGACGAACAGCTCCGCGGGAGAGAGCGGGCTGTTGATTTTTACCCACGGCAGGTCGGGGAGCAGGGCCAGCTGGCGTTCGTCCGAAATCAGCATCACGACGTCGGCATGCGCGCTCACGGCTTCGATCAGGCTGGCCCCGTACCGGCTGATGCCGTCGTGGTGGTCGATGCGGGTAAACCGGGCGTCTACGGCCAGGCGCAGCCTCATGTATGCCTCCGGGACAGGAAATCCTCGATCTTTTCGGCTGCCTCAGCCGGCTTTTCGTAGTGCACCAGATGTCCGACGCCGGGCAGGACGTGCAGCTCCGAATCCGGGACCAGCTCCGCGAGCCGCCGCTGTCCCTTCACCGAGCCGATGTCGTCCAGCTCGGCGGCAATCAGCAGCACCGGCATGGGCAGCCGGGCGGCGACGTCGCGCACGGTGTCGCTGATGGACGCACGGAAGGCATCCAAAACCACCCGCCGGCTGGCGAAGGCACTGAAATACGCATCGTGCTGGGCGTGGATCCAGCGCCGCAGGCCCGGATCCCGGGTCTTCGCCATCAGCATGCTCATGCCGCGGACAATGACCGGGCTGCGCAGCAGCCCCATACCGGGTTTTTCCGGCAGGGCCGCAGCCAGCCGGTAGTAGAGTTCCGCAGCCTTGCTGGTGATCCCCTTGGGACCCTCCAGCGCAGGCTCGCAGATGGGGTTAACGAGGATCAGCTCACTGATGAGTTCCGGCGACTCCGCCGCAAGGTGCGCGGCGATGATCGAGCCGAAGGAGTGGCCGAGCAGGACGGTGTCCGGACCCAGGTCCAGGGCGGCCAGCGCGTCCCGGACAAAAGCGGTGTACGCGGGGACGTCGTGCGGGCGGGGAAGGGCCGCACCGGCGCCGAAACCGGGAAGGTCCGGCACCAGGACACGGTGGCGGGGGAGCGCTTCGACAATCCGCAGCAGCCCGTGGTGGTCGCCGCGGAAGCCGTGGACCATAAAGATCGGCGGAAGGCCGGCGCCGCCGTCGTTCACTGGTGGGAAGTCCCGGCAGACCTGCTGCGTGCCGTCCACCGTAAAGGAGCGCACGGCGGGTGTCCGGGTGAAGGGGGCGGGGGCGCCCGACGGCGTTGGGGTGCGGCGGGCGGCGGTGCCGGACATTCAGTTCACCTCGTCCGGATGGGATCCGGACCGCTGGCCGCGGTCCAGTGCGTTCAATGCTGTCCGGTGCCCGTCGGTCAACCCGAAGGAGTACAGGTCCAGGTTTCCGGCGATCCGCTCCGGGGTGCTCGCCTTGGGAATCACGATGTTGCCCAGGTCCAGGTGCCAGCGGAGGATCACCTGCGCCGGGGTGCGGCCCAGTTCTGCGGCAATCCGCACGACGACGGGATCCGCCAGAACCGCCCCGCGGCCCAGCGGACTCCACGCGGCCGTGCGGATACCGAGCTGCTGATGCAGCTGGCGCAGTTCCTCCTGGGCGAGCCAGGGGTGCAGCTCAATCTGGTTTACCGCGGGGACAATTCCGGTCGCGTCCAACAGCTGTTCCAGGTGGGCGGGCTGGAAGTTCGAGACGCCGATGGCCCGGACCCGGCCCTCGGCGTAGAGCGCCTCAAGCGCACGGTAGGTATCGATGAACAGGCCGCGCTCCGGGCAGGGCCAGTGGATCAGGTAGAGATCCAAGTAGTCCAGCCCCAGCCGGGCGAGGGACGCGTCGAAGGCCCGCAGGGTCGAGTCGTAGCCCTGGTCCGTGTTCCAGACCTTGGACGTGACGAAGAGGTCACTGCGCCCGGCACCGCCTCCGCTTATGAAGGAGTCCAAGGCCTCGCCGACCCCGGCTTCGTTGCCGTACAGGGCTGCAGTGTCGATGTGGCGGTACCCCGCCCCGAGGGCGTCCAGGCACAGCCCTGCTGCGGCGTCGGGCGGGATTTTGTATGTACCGAAACCAACCTCGTCCATCAGGACGCCGTTATTGAGCGGGATTCGCGCTGCAGGC
This window of the Arthrobacter sp. zg-Y919 genome carries:
- a CDS encoding glycosyltransferase family 1 protein; the protein is MRLAVDARFTRIDHHDGISRYGASLIEAVSAHADVVMLISDERQLALLPDLPWVKINSPLSPAELFVAFRLNRLGADAVFCPMQTMCSWGRKYPLILTLHDLIYYQNPTPPSFLPLPVRGLWRLYHLAYWPQRLLLDRADVVATISDTTRALMSRHRLTKRPVRIVANAPQAGAVPRDPDAGAEPSLLYMGSFMPYKNVETIIRGMEHLPGFTLHLLSRITDARRSELEALVPPGARVQFHNGVTDEEYDQLLRRTTALVTLSKAEGYGLPVIEAMAVGTPVVASDIPIFREVSGGAALLVDPDDPAGFAAAVEQLGEPGRWRKASDAGVDRAADYSWGASAGQLMEAAGEAVRLFPGRRRRR
- a CDS encoding alpha/beta hydrolase; amino-acid sequence: MSGTAARRTPTPSGAPAPFTRTPAVRSFTVDGTQQVCRDFPPVNDGGAGLPPIFMVHGFRGDHHGLLRIVEALPRHRVLVPDLPGFGAGAALPRPHDVPAYTAFVRDALAALDLGPDTVLLGHSFGSIIAAHLAAESPELISELILVNPICEPALEGPKGITSKAAELYYRLAAALPEKPGMGLLRSPVIVRGMSMLMAKTRDPGLRRWIHAQHDAYFSAFASRRVVLDAFRASISDTVRDVAARLPMPVLLIAAELDDIGSVKGQRRLAELVPDSELHVLPGVGHLVHYEKPAEAAEKIEDFLSRRHT
- a CDS encoding aldo/keto reductase — protein: MQPAARIPLNNGVLMDEVGFGTYKIPPDAAAGLCLDALGAGYRHIDTAALYGNEAGVGEALDSFISGGGAGRSDLFVTSKVWNTDQGYDSTLRAFDASLARLGLDYLDLYLIHWPCPERGLFIDTYRALEALYAEGRVRAIGVSNFQPAHLEQLLDATGIVPAVNQIELHPWLAQEELRQLHQQLGIRTAAWSPLGRGAVLADPVVVRIAAELGRTPAQVILRWHLDLGNIVIPKASTPERIAGNLDLYSFGLTDGHRTALNALDRGQRSGSHPDEVN